Proteins from a genomic interval of Nostoc sp. TCL240-02:
- a CDS encoding serine/threonine-protein kinase, which produces MEVYCTRPRCPRPQNYFADLDDITTLKTTQQKYCTTCGMPLLLDGRYVPTKLLGRGGFGAAFLARDRRIPGMRQCVVKQFQPVGNLTSTQLQQAQIMFEREADVLAQLGNDHEQIPDLFAFFPVIVNSSQSGQEDQFFYLVQEYIDGQNLEEELVQQGKFSEHQVLEVLQEILKVLKFVHERGIIHRDIKPSNIMRRRDGKLFLLDFGAVKQVTNVALGAASSTGIYSMGFAPPEQMAGGQVFPSTDLYALAVTLITLLTNKEAIQLFDAYSNQWKWREQVNVNPRLADILDKMLLPAANQRFQSAQEVLDALYSQPLAATQLNSPSVTLPPQSPKSSNPVVSQSPPTQPAFSTVELLGGAAFSGFEGALIAIALFSLVQSPIVTLSVASVILGILVFAQTRRWIEKFDLLIIPTITFAIIFFIPFLQGGLGIQGVIILSIAAALVAISLTAIFRLIYKLLSLIL; this is translated from the coding sequence ATGGAAGTTTACTGTACTCGTCCACGTTGTCCACGCCCACAAAACTATTTTGCTGATTTAGATGATATTACAACCCTGAAAACAACGCAGCAAAAATACTGTACTACGTGTGGTATGCCACTGCTGTTAGATGGTCGATATGTACCCACGAAGTTGCTGGGAAGGGGTGGGTTTGGAGCAGCATTTTTGGCACGCGATCGCCGCATCCCAGGAATGCGTCAATGCGTGGTTAAGCAGTTTCAACCAGTGGGTAATTTAACCTCAACTCAACTGCAACAAGCACAGATAATGTTTGAGAGAGAGGCAGACGTTCTAGCACAACTTGGTAACGATCATGAACAAATTCCTGACTTGTTTGCCTTCTTTCCAGTGATAGTTAATAGTTCGCAATCAGGACAGGAAGATCAATTTTTTTACTTAGTACAAGAATATATTGATGGGCAAAATTTAGAAGAAGAATTAGTTCAACAGGGCAAATTTTCTGAACACCAAGTGTTAGAGGTGTTGCAAGAAATCTTGAAGGTGTTAAAGTTTGTCCACGAACGGGGTATTATCCACAGAGATATTAAACCCTCTAATATTATGCGCCGTCGCGATGGGAAACTTTTTCTACTAGATTTTGGCGCAGTTAAACAAGTAACAAATGTTGCACTAGGGGCTGCTTCTTCCACAGGAATTTATTCTATGGGATTTGCACCGCCTGAGCAGATGGCAGGGGGGCAAGTATTTCCGTCTACAGATTTATACGCTTTAGCTGTAACTCTTATTACCTTATTGACTAATAAAGAAGCAATTCAACTATTTGATGCCTATAGCAACCAGTGGAAATGGCGGGAGCAAGTAAATGTCAATCCTCGCCTTGCTGACATTTTAGATAAGATGCTGCTACCTGCTGCTAATCAGCGCTTTCAGTCAGCGCAGGAAGTTCTAGATGCACTTTACTCACAGCCTCTAGCCGCTACACAACTTAATTCGCCTTCTGTAACACTTCCGCCACAATCTCCTAAAAGTTCTAATCCCGTCGTCTCCCAGTCTCCACCAACTCAACCAGCATTTTCTACAGTGGAATTATTGGGTGGGGCGGCATTTAGTGGATTTGAGGGGGCATTGATAGCGATCGCCCTCTTCAGTCTAGTACAATCACCAATAGTTACTTTAAGCGTTGCATCTGTAATTCTGGGGATACTGGTATTTGCCCAAACTAGGCGGTGGATTGAAAAGTTCGATTTATTAATTATTCCAACAATTACTTTTGCAATTATTTTTTTTATTCCCTTTTTACAAGGGGGGCTTGGCATTCAGGGAGTAATTATTTTATCAATTGCAGCAGCTTTAGTAGCAATTTCACTAACAGCCATATTTCGGCTTATTTATAAATTATTATCTCTCATCCTTTAA
- a CDS encoding LysR family transcriptional regulator, with protein sequence MSDLPFTLDQLRILKAIAQEGSFKRAADSLYVSQPAVSLQVQNLERQLDVPLFDRGGRRAQLTEAGHLLLNYGEKILSLCQETCRAIEDLQNLQGGTLIVGASQTTGTYLLPRMIGMFRQKYPDVAVQLHVHSTRRTAWSVANGQVDLAIIGGEIPGELSESLEVISYAEDELALILPVFHPFAKLETIQKEDLYKLQFIALDSQSTIRKVIDQVLGRCEIDTRRFKVEMELNSIEAIKNAVQSGLGAAFVSTSAIAKELQMGVLHRTPIEGVVVKRTLWLIFNPNRYRSKAAEAFSQEILPQFANPGWSKDVLKLAQKNIVVTTLDIAIPASSGED encoded by the coding sequence ATGTCTGACCTTCCTTTCACTTTAGATCAGTTACGGATTTTAAAAGCGATCGCACAAGAAGGAAGCTTCAAACGTGCCGCCGATAGTCTTTATGTCTCCCAGCCTGCCGTCAGCTTACAAGTCCAAAATCTCGAACGGCAGCTAGATGTCCCTTTATTCGACCGTGGAGGACGACGTGCCCAATTAACGGAAGCAGGACATCTACTCCTAAATTACGGTGAAAAAATCCTCAGTCTGTGTCAAGAAACCTGCCGCGCCATTGAGGATTTACAAAATCTCCAAGGCGGTACGTTAATTGTCGGTGCTTCTCAAACCACCGGCACTTATCTTTTGCCTAGAATGATCGGAATGTTCCGACAAAAATATCCAGATGTGGCAGTGCAATTACACGTCCACTCTACCCGGCGGACTGCTTGGAGTGTCGCTAACGGACAAGTTGATCTGGCAATAATCGGCGGTGAAATTCCTGGTGAACTATCAGAATCTTTGGAAGTTATTTCTTACGCAGAAGATGAACTAGCGCTGATTTTACCTGTCTTTCACCCCTTTGCTAAACTTGAAACAATCCAAAAAGAAGACCTATATAAATTACAATTCATTGCCCTAGATTCCCAATCGACCATCCGTAAAGTGATTGACCAAGTGCTAGGACGCTGTGAAATTGATACCAGACGTTTTAAGGTTGAAATGGAACTAAATTCCATTGAAGCAATTAAGAATGCCGTGCAATCTGGTTTAGGGGCTGCTTTTGTTTCAACAAGTGCGATCGCAAAAGAGTTACAAATGGGTGTTCTGCACCGTACCCCTATTGAAGGGGTAGTCGTCAAACGCACGCTATGGTTGATTTTTAATCCTAATCGCTATAGATCCAAGGCAGCAGAAGCCTTTAGTCAAGAAATTTTGCCCCAGTTTGCTAACCCTGGATGGAGTAAAGATGTGTTAAAATTAGCACAAAAAAACATCGTGGTAACTACATTGGATATAGCAATACCCGCCTCCTCTGGCGAAGACTAA
- a CDS encoding NnrU family protein: MLLISWLTPSHFVILGLQIVFAIAHSGGAALRPWAEKYIGPRLYRILFALVSLPLAVILIIYFFGHRYDGLQLWQVQGVPGVREFVWLLSAISFLFLYPATFNLLEIAAIQKPQVHLYETGIIRITRHPQMVGQIIWCVAHTLWLGTTFTLVTSIGLVLHHLFGVWHGDRRLSDRYGEAFEIAKQRTSIIPFKAIIDGRQSILWQEFLRPSYLGVAIFIALLWWSHPLLMEATGRIKWEI, from the coding sequence ATGCTGCTGATTTCTTGGTTGACACCCAGTCATTTTGTCATACTGGGGTTACAAATAGTTTTTGCGATCGCTCACAGTGGAGGCGCTGCTTTGCGTCCTTGGGCAGAAAAGTATATTGGCCCAAGGCTTTATCGCATTCTCTTTGCATTAGTCAGCCTCCCGTTGGCTGTGATATTAATTATTTACTTTTTTGGGCACCGTTATGATGGTTTGCAACTTTGGCAGGTACAAGGAGTGCCAGGAGTACGAGAATTTGTTTGGCTGCTGTCAGCAATCTCGTTTTTGTTTTTATATCCTGCTACCTTCAATCTACTAGAAATTGCTGCCATTCAAAAGCCCCAAGTTCATCTCTACGAAACCGGAATTATTCGAATTACCCGTCATCCCCAGATGGTGGGACAAATAATTTGGTGTGTTGCCCATACTCTGTGGCTGGGTACTACCTTTACCCTTGTGACTTCCATTGGATTGGTGTTGCATCACTTGTTTGGGGTTTGGCATGGGGATCGCCGTCTAAGCGATCGCTATGGAGAAGCCTTTGAAATTGCCAAACAACGGACTTCAATTATTCCCTTTAAAGCAATTATTGACGGCCGTCAATCTATCTTATGGCAGGAATTTCTTCGCCCTTCTTATTTGGGAGTTGCCATTTTTATAGCTTTGCTTTGGTGGTCGCACCCTCTGTTGATGGAAGCAACTGGTAGAATAAAATGGGAAATTTAA
- a CDS encoding co-chaperone YbbN, whose product MVLSVSERTFTQEVLESPIPVLVNFEAPWCGLCRIIHPLLLQFQAQCGDEIKLVGVNADQNFKLSTTYRLKSLPTLLLIQNGTVRHRLEGFRGREDLRLALEDIKASYSNYAKIYNSSKTVDLERRSA is encoded by the coding sequence ATGGTGTTGTCGGTTAGTGAACGGACATTTACTCAAGAAGTTTTAGAATCACCTATTCCTGTTTTAGTTAACTTTGAAGCACCTTGGTGTGGCTTGTGTCGGATTATCCACCCACTGTTGTTGCAATTTCAAGCCCAATGTGGGGACGAAATTAAATTAGTTGGGGTTAACGCCGATCAAAATTTTAAATTGTCTACTACTTATAGGCTAAAGTCACTGCCAACTTTACTACTGATTCAAAATGGCACTGTTCGCCATCGCTTAGAAGGCTTTCGCGGCAGAGAAGATTTACGTCTAGCTTTAGAAGACATTAAAGCCAGCTACAGCAATTACGCGAAAATCTACAATAGTTCAAAAACAGTGGACTTAGAGCGTCGGTCTGCTTGA
- a CDS encoding NAD(P)H-quinone oxidoreductase subunit 5, with product MEVIYQYAWLIPVFPLFGAMLVGLGLISLNQVTNRLRQLNAVVIISMMAAAMGLSFALLWSQIQGHAPYLRTFEWAAAGNFHLSMGYTIDHLTALMLVIVTTVACLVMVYTDGYMAHDPGYVRFYAYLSLFGSSMLGLVISPNLVQVYIFWELVGMCSYLLVGFWYDRKSAADAAQKAFVTNRVGDFGLLLGILGLFWATGSFDFNIMGDRLAELVQSGSISNFLAVLLAILVFLGPVAKSAQFPLHVWLPDAMEGPTPISALIHAATMVAAGVFLIARMYPVFEDVPAAMNVIAFTGAFTAFLGATIAITQNDIKKGLAYSTISQLGYMVMAMGIGSYSAGLFHLMTHAYFKAMLFLGSGSVIHGMEGVVGHDPALAQDMRLMGGLRKYMPVTATTFLIGCLAISGIPPFAGFWSKDEILGKAFEANPFLWMIGWLTAGITAFYMFRMYFMTFEGKFRGTDEKIKQKLKSAAATIVLELESEEPVPNFGPGAMKKGELAATSQHHDSHDSHGHHSDSPHESPWTMTLPLALLAVPSILIGLVGTPYANYFEEFIFPPSETLSEVIEKAAEFNPTEFYIMAGASVGISLIAITLASLMYLRRKIDPAAIAAKIQPLYELSLNKWYFDDIYHRVFVLGLRRVARQVMEVDFRVVDGAVNLTGFFTLVSGEGLKYLENGRAQFYALIVFGAVLGLVIVFGVT from the coding sequence ATGGAAGTAATCTATCAGTATGCCTGGCTGATTCCGGTGTTCCCTCTTTTTGGGGCGATGCTGGTCGGTCTAGGGTTAATCTCGTTGAATCAGGTGACAAACCGCCTACGGCAGCTTAACGCTGTGGTGATTATCTCCATGATGGCAGCAGCTATGGGACTGTCGTTTGCCTTGTTATGGAGTCAAATTCAAGGACATGCGCCTTATCTCCGCACCTTTGAATGGGCGGCAGCAGGTAATTTTCACCTGAGCATGGGCTACACTATTGACCACCTGACAGCCCTAATGCTGGTGATTGTCACAACGGTAGCCTGTTTAGTCATGGTTTACACCGATGGCTACATGGCTCACGATCCCGGTTACGTGAGGTTTTACGCCTATCTCAGTTTGTTTGGCTCTTCAATGTTAGGTTTGGTGATCAGCCCCAACCTAGTACAAGTTTATATATTCTGGGAACTGGTGGGGATGTGTTCCTACTTGTTGGTCGGTTTTTGGTATGATCGCAAGTCAGCAGCGGATGCCGCGCAAAAAGCTTTTGTGACCAACCGCGTAGGCGACTTTGGTCTGTTACTCGGCATTTTGGGGCTGTTCTGGGCGACAGGAAGCTTTGATTTTAATATCATGGGCGATCGCCTCGCTGAACTCGTGCAATCAGGTTCTATCAGTAATTTTCTAGCTGTCCTGTTGGCGATTTTAGTTTTCTTAGGCCCAGTAGCGAAATCAGCCCAATTCCCCCTCCACGTCTGGCTACCAGATGCGATGGAAGGCCCCACCCCCATTTCTGCCTTGATTCACGCGGCAACAATGGTGGCGGCGGGTGTTTTCCTCATTGCCCGGATGTACCCAGTATTTGAAGACGTTCCAGCAGCAATGAATGTCATTGCCTTTACTGGGGCGTTTACGGCGTTTTTGGGGGCAACCATTGCCATTACCCAAAATGACATCAAAAAGGGCTTGGCTTACTCCACCATTTCCCAACTTGGTTACATGGTGATGGCAATGGGAATAGGTTCCTACAGTGCTGGACTATTCCACTTAATGACCCATGCCTATTTCAAGGCGATGCTGTTCTTGGGTTCAGGTTCAGTAATTCATGGTATGGAAGGTGTTGTCGGTCACGACCCCGCCTTAGCCCAAGATATGCGCTTGATGGGTGGACTGCGAAAGTATATGCCCGTCACAGCAACTACCTTTTTGATTGGTTGCTTGGCAATTTCTGGGATTCCACCTTTTGCTGGTTTCTGGTCAAAAGATGAAATTTTGGGGAAGGCTTTTGAGGCTAACCCATTTCTTTGGATGATTGGCTGGCTAACTGCTGGGATTACTGCTTTCTATATGTTCAGAATGTATTTCATGACATTTGAAGGCAAATTCCGGGGTACTGACGAAAAAATCAAGCAAAAACTCAAGAGTGCTGCGGCGACAATTGTCCTGGAATTAGAGTCAGAAGAACCAGTCCCGAATTTTGGGCCTGGGGCGATGAAGAAAGGAGAATTGGCGGCAACTAGTCAGCATCATGATTCCCATGACTCCCACGGACATCACAGCGACTCCCCCCACGAATCGCCGTGGACAATGACGCTGCCGTTGGCACTGCTAGCAGTGCCTTCTATTTTGATTGGTTTGGTGGGAACACCCTACGCCAATTATTTTGAAGAGTTTATCTTTCCTCCTAGCGAAACTCTCTCCGAAGTTATAGAAAAGGCTGCCGAGTTCAATCCGACGGAATTCTACATCATGGCGGGTGCCTCAGTCGGAATTTCCTTGATTGCGATTACCCTGGCTTCGCTGATGTATTTGCGCCGTAAAATTGATCCGGCTGCGATCGCTGCTAAAATCCAACCACTTTACGAGTTATCCCTCAACAAGTGGTACTTTGATGACATTTACCATCGGGTTTTTGTCCTCGGCTTGCGTCGCGTAGCTAGACAAGTTATGGAAGTTGACTTCCGCGTTGTCGATGGTGCTGTTAACCTCACAGGCTTTTTCACCCTTGTTAGCGGTGAAGGCCTGAAGTACCTAGAAAACGGTCGCGCTCAATTCTATGCCTTGATTGTATTTGGGGCTGTTTTGGGCTTAGTGATTGTCTTTGGTGTTACCTGA
- a CDS encoding type II toxin-antitoxin system HicB family antitoxin: MIKKKYIYWQDDDMWLGYLEEYPDYWTQGETEEELRENLLDIYNELTSGTIQNIRRVAELEVS, from the coding sequence ATGATAAAGAAGAAATACATTTACTGGCAAGATGATGATATGTGGTTAGGTTATCTCGAAGAATATCCCGACTATTGGACTCAAGGTGAAACTGAAGAGGAGTTAAGAGAAAATCTACTCGATATTTACAATGAATTAACAAGTGGAACTATCCAAAATATTCGTAGAGTTGCAGAACTTGAAGTTTCATGA
- a CDS encoding type II toxin-antitoxin system HicA family toxin, translating into MGCIFVRHGGKHDWYQNPITKISQAVPRHREIKENLQNILLRCLTMKQANA; encoded by the coding sequence ATGGGTTGTATCTTCGTTCGTCATGGTGGCAAGCATGATTGGTATCAGAATCCAATAACAAAAATATCTCAAGCTGTTCCTAGACATAGGGAAATTAAGGAGAACTTGCAAAACATATTATTAAGATGCTTAACGATGAAGCAGGCTAATGCTTAG
- a CDS encoding addiction module component — translation MTLEQLEAEVLALSKDSQVILLARLLERLGQESGIDQEIAASWAEEVFQRVRASFTELVENRIQKSISRGFKPPKFC, via the coding sequence ATGACCCTTGAACAGCTTGAAGCCGAAGTTCTTGCACTTTCAAAAGATTCTCAAGTGATTTTATTAGCAAGATTACTGGAAAGATTGGGTCAAGAAAGTGGAATAGATCAAGAAATTGCGGCTAGTTGGGCTGAAGAAGTGTTTCAACGAGTTCGTGCATCTTTTACTGAATTAGTCGAGAATAGAATTCAGAAATCAATTAGTAGGGGATTTAAACCCCCTAAATTTTGTTAA
- a CDS encoding DNA-binding transcriptional regulator: protein MKEGSKYQPLLEFLRGSEQNEITLSFAEIENLIKDTLPNSAKSKRAWWSNRSKGALQASAWIEAGYRVEDVEFDKQQIKFYKPPNNFQVQLKGDTVLWNGELIKALRLHMGLTQAEFAERLGVYQQTVSQWEIAAYEPTLATSKYLTLIADQAGFKYRDRG from the coding sequence ATGAAGGAGGGGAGTAAATATCAGCCACTCCTTGAATTTTTGCGTGGCAGTGAGCAAAATGAAATAACTCTATCATTTGCTGAAATTGAGAATTTAATAAAAGACACTTTGCCCAATTCAGCGAAAAGTAAACGGGCGTGGTGGAGCAATCGCAGTAAAGGTGCGTTACAAGCTTCAGCCTGGATAGAAGCGGGGTATCGGGTTGAAGATGTTGAATTTGATAAGCAGCAAATCAAATTTTATAAACCTCCTAATAACTTTCAAGTTCAGCTTAAAGGTGACACTGTACTGTGGAATGGCGAATTAATCAAAGCACTGCGTCTTCACATGGGTTTAACACAGGCAGAGTTTGCAGAAAGGCTAGGTGTCTATCAGCAAACAGTCAGTCAATGGGAAATTGCAGCCTATGAGCCAACCCTAGCTACATCGAAATACCTAACCTTAATTGCGGATCAAGCTGGATTTAAATATAGAGACAGAGGCTAA
- a CDS encoding N-6 DNA methylase: MPFSDFTNPYQNPANIPQKYRQYINLQKLFKADGSYVRPAEDPVTMWALEILVEEYGVPLEAMELELNADFAEGTYQGGRRYQGRADVVVYDDRYADSVGNLDVAFIMVEAMEPNKKVGGTEGEGWVDHLNRLNAYMSASPSARYAILSSGKHTVIYRRDLDYPRKLEPIGDLPKYESAREAAQHSPYTVILNPSEPDGIQTGLTPLTRDRFREVLGDTRSGCHSILRDNEGLQPQEAVDAMVKFLFAKWYDEQATIDLVKQTGESRAYVFSVSNETDPERLLVQVRDTFEKAKQWERETLAKKFGADLNARLAFNEADVLQFKPHTTMEIVKRLQPWSLRKSSADVKGGVFEDFLSKTFRDDLGQYFTPTPVINLMVGILQPTVNDYVGDPACGSARMLTHVLDYVRKQEYAKAIANNGGSAEGINLEEPTQEFIKFRDNHLFGAEYSRTVMHIARVNTLMNGAQYADLKVMDSLEPLGSITGGITEGLPECPGFYMGGLTMILTNPRFGSKVTNESVLKDFAGRDGVTKKKGKVVPSLPQEVAFINRCLEFLAPRGKLAIVLPDGILANISMQHIRERIRKLSNEAEAIFQYIDISSINIKLGTVERAIEVTEANAPSRARQVVYTGDIIVSTVRPNRGAIALIQNEMEGFICSTGFTIIHSTEKISSAYLHLALRLSTTLEQFRRRSAGSSYPAILESDIKETLIPVPDKEVQNEIVTEITQRSNKAKSLHTQAENLVYEAKARIERMILGEEDVT; the protein is encoded by the coding sequence ATGCCTTTCTCCGATTTCACTAATCCTTACCAGAATCCGGCTAACATACCACAGAAGTATCGCCAGTATATAAATCTACAGAAGTTATTTAAAGCCGATGGTTCTTATGTACGTCCAGCAGAAGACCCTGTGACGATGTGGGCGCTTGAGATTTTAGTAGAAGAGTACGGTGTTCCACTAGAGGCAATGGAACTAGAACTAAATGCAGATTTTGCTGAGGGAACTTATCAAGGCGGACGACGCTATCAAGGACGCGCAGATGTTGTAGTTTATGATGACCGCTATGCTGATTCTGTAGGTAATTTGGATGTAGCCTTCATTATGGTGGAGGCTATGGAACCAAATAAAAAAGTTGGCGGGACTGAAGGAGAAGGTTGGGTAGATCATCTTAACCGACTCAATGCTTACATGAGTGCTTCACCATCTGCCCGTTATGCGATTTTAAGCAGTGGTAAGCATACAGTAATTTATCGTCGTGACCTTGACTACCCACGCAAGTTAGAACCTATTGGCGATTTACCTAAATATGAAAGCGCCCGTGAAGCCGCACAGCACAGCCCTTATACTGTAATCCTTAATCCCAGTGAACCAGATGGGATTCAGACAGGACTCACGCCCCTAACCCGTGATAGGTTTCGGGAAGTTTTGGGAGATACACGATCTGGTTGTCACTCTATTCTGAGAGATAACGAGGGTTTGCAGCCACAAGAAGCTGTTGATGCAATGGTTAAATTCTTGTTTGCTAAATGGTATGACGAACAGGCAACAATAGACTTGGTAAAGCAAACAGGAGAATCACGGGCTTATGTATTTAGTGTTAGTAATGAAACTGATCCAGAACGTTTATTAGTTCAAGTCAGAGATACTTTTGAGAAAGCGAAGCAATGGGAACGAGAAACACTAGCAAAAAAATTTGGTGCTGATTTGAATGCGCGTTTGGCTTTTAATGAAGCTGATGTGCTGCAATTTAAGCCTCATACCACAATGGAAATTGTTAAGCGTTTACAGCCTTGGAGTTTGCGAAAATCTTCAGCAGATGTCAAAGGTGGGGTGTTTGAGGATTTTTTAAGTAAGACTTTCCGTGATGATTTGGGGCAATATTTCACACCTACACCAGTAATTAATTTAATGGTAGGTATTTTGCAACCTACAGTAAATGATTATGTTGGTGATCCTGCTTGTGGTTCAGCGCGGATGTTGACGCACGTTTTGGATTATGTGCGTAAGCAGGAGTATGCAAAAGCAATAGCAAATAATGGTGGTAGTGCTGAAGGGATTAATCTTGAAGAACCAACCCAAGAGTTTATCAAGTTTCGAGATAATCATTTATTTGGTGCTGAATATTCTCGAACTGTGATGCACATAGCGCGAGTTAATACTTTAATGAATGGCGCACAATATGCAGATTTAAAGGTAATGGATTCGCTGGAGCCATTGGGTAGCATTACAGGAGGAATTACAGAGGGGCTTCCAGAATGTCCTGGGTTTTACATGGGAGGGTTGACAATGATTTTAACTAATCCTCGATTTGGTTCTAAAGTGACAAATGAAAGTGTTTTAAAAGACTTTGCTGGACGAGATGGAGTGACAAAGAAAAAGGGCAAGGTTGTTCCAAGCCTACCGCAAGAAGTAGCTTTTATTAATCGTTGTCTAGAATTTCTTGCACCAAGAGGCAAGTTAGCGATTGTGTTGCCTGATGGAATATTAGCAAATATTTCAATGCAACATATTCGAGAAAGAATACGGAAACTGTCAAATGAGGCAGAAGCTATATTTCAGTATATTGATATTTCCAGTATTAATATTAAGTTAGGAACGGTTGAGAGAGCTATAGAAGTTACTGAAGCAAATGCGCCTAGCCGTGCGAGGCAAGTTGTTTATACTGGAGATATTATTGTATCTACAGTACGCCCTAATAGAGGAGCAATTGCACTGATCCAAAATGAAATGGAAGGTTTTATTTGTTCTACAGGATTTACTATTATTCATTCAACAGAAAAAATAAGTTCTGCATATCTACATTTGGCTTTACGATTAAGCACCACCCTTGAACAATTTAGGCGACGATCTGCGGGTTCGTCATACCCAGCTATCTTAGAAAGTGATATTAAAGAAACGCTTATTCCTGTTCCTGATAAAGAAGTTCAAAACGAAATAGTTACGGAAATTACCCAACGCTCCAATAAAGCTAAAAGCCTACATACTCAGGCTGAAAACTTAGTTTATGAAGCAAAAGCCCGTATTGAACGCATGATATTGGGAGAGGAAGATGTGACATGA
- a CDS encoding DUF4258 domain-containing protein: MYCDNLVFSRHAIQQMFYRRISQKEVKAAISYGEVIEENPDDIPYPSYLILDFIEGKPIHVVFSYDEATDIGYVVTAYIPDANIWLDGFKTRKQR, encoded by the coding sequence ATGTATTGTGACAATCTAGTTTTCTCCCGTCATGCTATCCAGCAAATGTTTTATCGTCGCATCAGTCAAAAAGAAGTAAAAGCTGCGATTTCTTATGGAGAAGTGATAGAAGAAAATCCTGATGATATACCCTACCCCAGTTATCTCATATTGGATTTTATAGAAGGTAAACCGATTCATGTTGTATTTTCTTACGATGAAGCTACAGATATAGGATATGTAGTAACAGCTTATATTCCTGATGCTAATATTTGGTTAGATGGTTTTAAAACTAGGAAACAAAGATGA